Proteins found in one Candidatus Hydrogenedentota bacterium genomic segment:
- a CDS encoding MAPEG family protein: protein MHTILAPVMALVVWSLIMLAWLALARFPAMAKSNIDLAKVP, encoded by the coding sequence ATGCACACGATCCTTGCGCCGGTGATGGCGCTGGTTGTCTGGTCTTTGATCATGTTGGCGTGGCTGGCGCTGGCGCGCTTTCCGGCCATGGCCAAGAGCAACATAGATCTTGCGAAAGTTCC